TCCCACCGGCGCGCGCGCCGGCGGCGATCCACCTGCCGAGTAGCGCGCGCTCGGCGTCCGTGATATTCGACTTGTTGCCGGGCGGCATCGTCCGCGTGACGACGGCCCGCTCCCGGATGCGCGCTGCGTGGGCGATGATCTGCCCAGGCGTGTCGAACATCACGCCGCCTGGTGCAACACCGAACGATCGATCAGCCGGTTCACTCGAATGGCATACCGTGCAACGCTGGTCGATGACGTGCCGTGCATCCTCAAATGTCAATGGCCCTCGGGAGCCAGCGACGGACTGTCGGGGCGCGGCCCCAGCATGGATTATGACGTACAGGGCTACGACACTCGACGCAATCGTCGCTGCGAGTGCCGGTTTCCAGTGCGGGTACGTAAATCGGATGTTGAGAGCATGACGAACTCCGGCGCCAGCAGCGACCATGACCAGAAGGAGCAGCCAATTATATGGGTGCCCATATAATCCTGGAAAATGACCACTCAACATCAGTGCGATGACCGGGAACGTGAGATAGTTGTTGTGAAGCGATACGCGCTTCGCCCTCGCCGCGATCACCGGATCCGCGCCCCTGCCTTCGCCCACCGATTTCACCAGTTCGCGCTGGGAAGGCATGAGGGTCTCGGCGACGTTCGCCGCCATGATCGTTCCAAGCATGGCGCCTGCATGCAGGAAGGCGGCCCGTCCGCTCAACAGCTGCGTCAATGCAACGGAGATCGCCGCGAGCGCCACGACCCACGCGACCACCGCAACCGTCTCCGATTTCGGTGCGACCGAGCGTTGCATGGTTTCGTAGAAAGCGCGACCCAGTACCAGGGCGCCGACGCCTACAGCAACCGCCTGCCAGTGGCTCAAACCTGCAACCAGAGGGTCGGCCAGCACCGCCCGCCCGCCTGCGTAGTACACGACGATCAGCAACGCAATCCCGCTGATGAAGGTCGTGTACGCCTGCCACTTGAACCAGTGCAGAGGTGCGGGGAGTTTCTCGCCCTTCAGCGGCGTCTTCTCTACGTAGTAGAACCCGCCCGAATGAAGCAGCCAGATGGTACCGATTGGCGAGCGCGTGTGCCCGGGGCCGGTTGCACCAATCAGCGATCGGTCAAGCCAGTTGAAGAGGAGAGAATTGCCCACCCACATGATCGCAGCGATCACATGAACCCACCGTGCAATCAGGTCCAGCAGCTCCACGGTCTGCCCGCTCACATCCGTCCTTTCATGATCCTGACGAACGAACGTTGCCGGAAATCTTCGGGGGTAAGTCCGGTCATTTCCAACGCTTCGGCTTCGGTGATCGCCCCGGAGTTGATTCCGCGCAGAAAGAAATTGAGCAGCCCCTGGCCTGTTGCGGCGTCGTCGAAGACATCGCCAATCAGCGTGGCCTGTGCCGCTTTGCCGACGAAACTCTTCAATCGCACGCCGGCGGCATCGATGCCCTCGAGGAAAAAACTGTAGAGTGCAGCATACCTGGTTACGAGTTGCGCCGGATGCAGATCCCACCCCTGATAGAATCCGCCAGACAGCGAATGCCGGACGTCGTCGAAGTGCATCTTCCACGCGGCATGGACGCTCGTTTCGTTCGCCGCCACCTCGTCAGACGTGAGCGACTTGCCACCCGCAACCGCGCGATGAATCGCAACGGGCATTACCGTTGTCGATCCGTCGGACAGCCAGACATCCGTACCGGCAAACGCAACCTGCATGAAGTGCTTCGCGAAGTCGCACGCTGGATGCTTCATGCGCTGATACGCAGCCGTAATGTTGCAGCTGGCCGTGTAGTCGTACGTCCCGAAGTGAGCGCCGCGCAACCGCCCGTCAGACGCGCCGAGCAGCCGCGGCAGCAGCGACGTACCACTCTCGTCCAGAATTATCTGCGGAGTTTCTACCATCACTTCGAACCGCAGCGTTCCATCGGCAAGACCAAGGTTTTGCTCGAGCACTCGAAGTACGTTAACCGTGTATTCCACCTGCTGAATCACAGTGACCTTTGGAACGGTGACGATCCAGTTTTCCGGAATGCCGCCAGCCTCGACAAGAGCGGTCGTCACCATATCCAGGGTGCGAATGCTGCGGCCGCGGAGCTCCTCGGTGAGCGGTTTGATTCGCATTCCGATGAATGGCGAAAGCGTCTTCTCTCTCATCCCCTTCGCGACTTCGTGAGCGACCGACTCGGCGTGACCATCTTCTTCGGCATCGGGCCGGTTGCCGTACCCATCCTCGAAGTCGATGCGAAAATCCTCGATCGGCTCGCGGACCAGTTTGTCGCGAAGTCTCTGGTCGATGACGGCAAGCGAAGAATGATCGAGAATGCCGAGCGCGCGTCCGAGGTCGGCGGGATCCGCGGCGTACTGTGTCAGCGCGCGTAAGGCGATCGATCCGAGCTTTGGGACCGAATCAGCAGAAAACAACTGCGCCCCGCCGTACACAGTATGAACGGGCTGGCGACCCGGACCCTCGCCAGGATGCGCACTGGCAAAGGCGATATTCGCCTCGCGCAACGAATCTGTGGCATCGGCGAGCATCGAGGGTTCGAGAGTAGTGGCTGACGGATGTCGACTCATCCGGGGAAGGTTGCCACCAACGGCCCGCGCGCGGAAGGCTGTCGCTGTGTGCCGGTTACCCGTGTTTCACGGCGTTCTTCGAATCTGAACCTCTCCGCTCGGTGCGCTTCCAGCCCGTGCGGCGGGGAAGGTCACGGGATTACCGAACTGCCACTGGCTTTGCTCCCGCTCGCGCGCCGGGATTAGCAGCATCGACCTGAACATCGGAATGAGCTCCCGCTGCGCTGGCGACACGATCTCAGCAGCTATTTCCGGCTGTTCCCAGAAGATCTTCCAATACGCCTTCTGCACCGACTTCACGCTGTCCATCTGCGTCTTGCCGGCGCCACCGTCACCATGCGATAGAAACTGCCCGAGTGGCGCGTAGATGCCCACGACCCGCGCGGAATACACGGAGTCCGCCGTCCGGAGCGCCGCTACCTGGGTCTTGCTCAGGAAGAGCGAATCGGTTTCCCGTATCAGCAGCTTGTGAACACTCGATGTGTTGGTGAGATAGAATGCCGCTAGCGAATCCGCCGATCGGCGTTCCAGTCCCCTGGGATTGCGCACCGGCTCGACGGCGCGTCGCAGCTGCTGCAGATCAAAATCGGTGGAGAGGTTCAGAGAGAAGTC
The Gemmatimonadaceae bacterium DNA segment above includes these coding regions:
- a CDS encoding urate hydroxylase PuuD, yielding MSGQTVELLDLIARWVHVIAAIMWVGNSLLFNWLDRSLIGATGPGHTRSPIGTIWLLHSGGFYYVEKTPLKGEKLPAPLHWFKWQAYTTFISGIALLIVVYYAGGRAVLADPLVAGLSHWQAVAVGVGALVLGRAFYETMQRSVAPKSETVAVVAWVVALAAISVALTQLLSGRAAFLHAGAMLGTIMAANVAETLMPSQRELVKSVGEGRGADPVIAARAKRVSLHNNYLTFPVIALMLSGHFPGLYGHPYNWLLLLVMVAAGAGVRHALNIRFTYPHWKPALAATIASSVVALYVIIHAGAAPRQSVAGSRGPLTFEDARHVIDQRCTVCHSSEPADRSFGVAPGGVMFDTPGQIIAHAARIRERAVVTRTMPPGNKSNITDAERALLGRWIAAGARAGGRL